Proteins encoded together in one Dehalococcoidales bacterium window:
- the pdxT gene encoding pyridoxal 5'-phosphate synthase glutaminase subunit PdxT: protein MRIGVLALQGAFAEHIAVLKHLEVDTRPVRLPHQMVGLDGLIIPGGESTTMTGLMLSYNLRSEISRRVGEGMPVLGTCAGMILLAREVVDNRVEPVATMAMRVRRNAFGRQRESFEADLSIPVLGEKPFPGVFIRAPIIEEVDNGVEVLARLPDGAGPAVAEPVIVAARQGNLLACAFHPELTDDLRFHQYFLGVVNEELKDEQE from the coding sequence ATGAGGATAGGTGTCCTTGCCCTGCAAGGAGCCTTTGCCGAGCATATCGCCGTACTCAAACACCTGGAAGTAGACACACGGCCCGTCCGTTTACCCCACCAGATGGTGGGACTGGACGGGCTGATTATTCCCGGCGGTGAGAGCACCACCATGACCGGTCTGATGCTGAGCTACAACCTGCGCAGTGAAATCAGCCGGAGGGTGGGGGAGGGGATGCCGGTACTGGGGACCTGCGCCGGGATGATTCTGCTGGCCCGGGAGGTCGTCGACAACCGCGTGGAACCCGTGGCGACCATGGCGATGAGGGTGCGGCGCAATGCCTTCGGACGGCAGAGGGAGAGCTTCGAGGCCGACCTCTCGATACCGGTACTCGGGGAGAAGCCCTTTCCCGGTGTCTTTATCCGCGCCCCCATCATCGAAGAGGTAGACAACGGTGTGGAGGTACTTGCCCGTTTGCCTGACGGTGCGGGTCCGGCAGTGGCCGAACCCGTTATCGTTGCCGCCCGGCAGGGGAATCTCCTTGCCTGCGCATTTCACCCCGAGCTTACTGACGACCTGAGATTCCACCAGTATTTCCTGGGTGTTGTTAACGAGGAATTAAAAGATGAACAGGAATGA
- the pyrE gene encoding orotate phosphoribosyltransferase, with amino-acid sequence MNRNELARKIYNVSHLTGDFVLRSGQISNEYFDKYLFESAPRLLTEIAGHLSKLIPEGTEVLAGLEMGGIPIATAMSIQTNMAVVFVRKKAKEYGTCKLAEGIDINGKRVCIIEDVVTTGGQIILSANDLKQFGAQIEYVICVIERDERCRNNLKREGLELLSLFRMEELQSGEVT; translated from the coding sequence ATGAACAGGAATGAACTGGCCCGAAAGATATACAACGTCTCTCATCTAACAGGCGATTTTGTATTACGCTCAGGACAGATATCGAATGAGTATTTTGACAAATATCTATTTGAATCTGCTCCCAGGTTACTAACGGAAATTGCCGGCCATTTGTCTAAACTCATACCGGAAGGGACAGAGGTTCTGGCGGGTCTTGAAATGGGCGGCATACCTATTGCGACAGCCATGTCAATCCAGACTAATATGGCTGTGGTGTTTGTTAGAAAAAAGGCAAAGGAATATGGCACCTGTAAACTTGCCGAAGGAATAGATATAAATGGCAAGAGGGTCTGCATTATTGAAGACGTGGTAACAACAGGTGGACAGATAATCTTGAGCGCAAATGACCTAAAGCAATTCGGTGCTCAAATTGAATATGTAATATGTGTCATCGAGCGTGATGAAAGGTGCAGAAACAACCTGAAAAGGGAGGGGCTGGAATTACTCTCGTTGTTTAGAATGGAGGAATTACAATCCGGAGAAGTCACTTGA